The DNA region GTCATCTCTGGCAAGGCTTCAGGTCCCTCATCTTCAGACTGGATATGCACAGAATTAACTCAGAAAGCCAAAAGGTCTAGTGTGCTCTAGCTACGTGTGTTCTGACAGAGCTCTGGGGACCCTGAGCAGGATTTCTCAGAAGGCCTCTAAGAACAAGGATCATATGCGTTATCATTCATTCGAATTACTGCTATGTGCCGGCATTCATCAAGGTACTGGGGGCAACAATGGAGCTTGTTCTGACATCTTGTTTATCTCTGGGTCTTAAGCTTACCACATATGGCCAGGCACACAGTGTGTGCTCAGTAGATGCTAAATGAAGCAATTGGGGAGGACTAGAATCTGTCAGAAGAAACTCGCAAGAAGCCATGCTCTGCTAGTCCCTAGCTTTGTGGCTTTGGCATCGTTGGATGCCTCTGCATCAGTGGCTGTATCTGCCTGATGGGGTAGGAATTCATTAGAACACCAGTGGAGCAGCTGAAATTGGGAAACATCACCCTAACAGTACTTGTACCCTAACAGTATTTGTCTTATGATTTAACATATTCTCATGCTTCCCATGTTACTTGATTAGACTTCCACAGTAAAGTAGAAAGTTTGAAAGAAGTTCATTCATCAGTACAAATGAGTATTGTCCACAGACTTGCAAGTTAATTCCATCTATGGAAGAACAGTTATTtcattcctcccacccccatggaAAAATCCAGTTTTGTATCTGTGAATTTATCTGTCTTGATGGAGCTGTGTATATTGAATTCTCCTTTGAACTGATTGTAACTTCTTGCTGGTTCTCCCCTTAATTAAAGGGTTCAATAAAATCTTTGACAtgtgttcactttttaaaaaccagttagAAGACTACTTAGGAAAACTTACTATTTTAGGTGAAAAAATAAGTTGTTATGGTGGAaggtaattagaaaaataatgtatcCCAGTTCCACCTGGAGGAGATATGTGTACCCCTTTGGCATCTGCTAAAGCACCAGTTCAGCCATAAAGTTCCAGAAAATGCTGCCATGCTTTGTCAGCATCAACACTAGTCCAAGGCCCTAGAAACCTGAGGTCCATGTGAACAGAGAGGGGCTCTCTCATTGCTGAATACCCACCCTATCCCCAGCTAATCCCAATTCACTCACTTCATGATGCGCTTGGCCCGGTAGCAGTGCAGGTCATAGGAAAGGGAGTAGGTGCCATACAGAGTGGCCTTCACATTCAGGCAACCAATGAAGTCCTGTGGGTTCATCTTGTATAGGTCAAAGGTTACACGGGCCACATCAATCTTCTTGCCAGGCTTACGGGAGAGGGAGAGTTGGTACCTAGTACTCTGTATCAAGAGAAGCCTGTGGTTGGCAACCTACCCCCCACACCCCAAAAAAGGACTTCTCCCAGACTCCCAATGTTCTCCCTACCACACAGGTGGGAACCTCACCTTCTCTGATGGGGGCTGCCATTTCTGCCCCTTCTGGAGGACCATGAACACTGTGTCATCCCCCAGGGCTTGGAAATACTCTTCTGTCTCAACAATTGTACCATCTTCCTCCAGCACCAGGAAGAAGGGCTTGTCTGCCAGCATCAGGGTGTCCCGGACCTGGAGAATAAGATCAGTGATGTTTCTGCCATCCCCATACAGCCACAGAGCATGAAGAAAATCCATATTACATCATCTCAGCTGCCAGGGAAAGAGCAAGTGGATAAGGATCTATGGGGAAAAGGCCTGGAATCCAGGCTTTTGCTGTGGGATCACAATCCAAAGATTCTGTATTATGGTCCTTCTTGGTACCTGGCTTCATGGTTATGTTCTGGAACAGTGCTGTCCAAAAAAATATAATGGGaatcacatatgtaattttttattgagaatataatataatatacatgaatataatTCACGTATCATAAATgtcacctttaaaaatttttttaatatttatttttaagagagagagagagaaacaaagggcgagcaggggaggggcagacagagagggaaacacagaatccaaagcagtctccaggctctgagctgtcagcacagagtccaatgtggggcttgaacccatgaactgcgagatcatgacctgagcctaagtcagacacttaactgactgagccacacaggtgcccccaaattcacccttttaaagtatacaattaatggggtgcctgggtggctcagctggctaagcctcagaatcttggtttcagctggggtcctgatcttgtggtttgtggtttcaagccccacatcaggctctgtgctgatggtgtggagcctgcttgggattctctctctctccctctctctctgcctctcccccgctcatgctctctctctcaaaataataaatgagtaaacttaaaaagtatacaattcaTTGTGTTTTAGAATATTCAccaagttgtacaaccatcactactatctgatttcagaacattttcatcaccccaaaagaaacccagtacccattagcagtcattccccatcccccagcccatgACAACCTCTActgtctgtctctatggatttgcctattctggacatttcatataaatagaatcatatataatatgtggtctttttagACTAGCTTGTTTTCCTtagtatgttttcaaggttcatctatgttgcaacatgattcatttctttttctggccaAATTATATTCTACTATATAGGTATATctcatttttaatccattcatcagttaacatagacatttgggttgtttccattttttgagtATTATGAATACTGCTGTTATGAGTATTCATGTACGGGTTTGCgagtgaacatatgttttcagttttcctgggtatatacctaggactGGAAATGCTGAGTCACACAATtaactgtatgtttaactttttgaggggctgcaaaactattttccaaagcagctatATCAGTTTATATTCCGACTAGCAATGTGTGAAgattccagtttcttcacatcttcattggtacttgttattgtctgtcctttatttatttatttatttaatgtttatttatttttgagagagagagagaatatgagcaggggaggggcagagagagagggagtgtctGTCCATtactttagccattctagtgggtatgaagcagatttgatttgaatttccctaatgactaatgatgttggacatcttttcatatgttattAGCCgtttatatattatctttaattttttaatgtttatatttgagagagagagagagagagaggagaggtagagagagaggatcccaaaaaggctctgtgctatcagtacagagcctgacatgaggctctaactcacgaactgtgagatcatgacctgagctgaaatcaagagtcagacgcttaactgactgagccacccaggcaccccatttatatattttcttagagaaaagtctattccatttttttggccaatttttttattaaaattttttaacgtttacttattgttgagagacagagcatgaacatggaaggggcagaaagagggggagacacagaattcgaaacaggttccaggctctgagccatcagcacagagcccgacgtggggcttgaactcacaaaccccaagatcatgacctgagcctaagttggatgctttaccaactgagccacccaggcaccctgtttttttggccaatttttaattgggttatctttttattgttgagttatagaagttctttatgtattcttgaTATTAGATCCTTATCATATAtgagatttgcaaatattttctcccattctgtaggttgtcttttaattttgttaataacaCATATTGATACACGGAAGTGTTTAATGTTGATGAAGATTGATTTTTTCCTCTGATTGCTTGTGCTTTGATGCCTTATCTAAGAAACCAGTCATGAAGACTTAACACCTGTttacttctaagagttttatagttttaactctttgatacattttgacttaattttgttCATGGCATGAGGTAGGGATgcaacttcattattttgcatgtggatattccaTTGTCctagcactatttattgaaaagactattctttcttctgtcaaaaatcaattgtccATTGAtacatgggcttatttctggagtTTCAATTCCATTCTATTGATTTGTATGTATTATGAGCTCCCAAATTCACATATTGAAATCCTAAGTCGCAGTACCTCAGAATCTGGCTGTCTTTGTAGATAgagtctttaaagaaataattaaaatgatgtCATTAAGATGGGCCCTAACCCAATATTACTGGTATTCTTATAAGAAGGGGAGTTTAGGATACAGAGACATACTCAGAGAAAGACCATGTAAAcatgaagacagccatctataagTCAAGAACAGAGGCCTTAGAATAAACCAACCCTGAtagcaccttgatctcagacttccagcctccagatttgagagaaaataaatttctgttaagtatcagtctgtggtactttgctatggacgccctagaaaactaatagagTGTCTTTCCTTATGTCAATACCACAGagttgattactgtagctttgtagtaagttttggaatcaggaagtgtgagtcttccaagtttgtctttttccaagattgttttagctattttggTTCTGGTTCATAGAAATAATTCTATGTAAATTTTAGGATAAGCTTGTCAATATCTGTAAAAAGAGTAGCTGGAatttgatggggattgcactgaatctgcagatcaatttgggaagtattgccatcttaacattAAGTCttctgtgagatcctgacctgagccgaaatcaagattggacgctcaactgattgagccacccaggtgcccctttggaagattttttaaaattaattttgaggggcacctgggtggctcagtcggctgagtgtctgaatcttgatttcggctccagtcatgacctcacggttcatgagttcgaacccctcatccggctctctgctgtcagcgctgagcctgctttggatgctctatccccctctttctctgcccctcctccctctctctctctcaaaaataaataaacattaaaaaaataataataataaattaaaaatatttcaaaggcttattgttatcttttaaaatgaaatccctctgttcttttccatggCCAATAAGGGACTTACACTCTGGTCACTGCCAACCATATCACCTTACCctttttccctcactctctgctcctttctttaTATTGCCAAACTTGGAAAAGCAGTCCAGATAGGCTGATGTCCTCCCTGCTCCATTAGTAAGATTCACTTCTGACCTGTGTTCCATCTTGGAAAGATGGACCCTCACTCTTGTTTCTCCTTGCATCCTTTGGAGTTAGGATTCTGACTTGGGGTCCCCAAACTCAGTGGCTATAAGAATCTCCTGAAGCAACTGCTTAAAATGACAACTCCTCAGCTTCACTCATGACCTAATCAGTCCCAGGGCGTGCATTCTGGGAAGCCATGTGTGACAAGTCCATTTTAGCACAGGAAGTGGTCCCCAGCCCTCAGGTGAAAAAACACTACCAAGTCTAGACTCAAGTGTGAAAAAGTCCTTTTGATTCAGGGCATAAAAAATTGGTGTGTCACAGCCACTAGCCTCACAAGAGAGGGGAGATTGGCTCCCATGAAGAAGAACAGACCTAATTCACAGAAACAGGGGAGGGACTCCAGAATAGAGGCTTAGGTAAGCTATGATTTCTATATGTTAAACAGACTGTAGTAATCAGAAGCCTAATCCAAATGTGTAATCTGTGCCAGGCAACTGGGACATCCCCTAGAGTGCATAAGCTAATGAGGCAGTGAGGCACAAGACTAATAAAGAGCAAGATTAGATGAGGCTATaggagaggctggggagaagTTACCCCCAGCCTAGTAGAGAGGGAACATGGAAACGGGAAAGGGTGTCATTCTTGGCTGCTGTTACTACCATCCACGAGAGCTGTGTGTCTTTTGTTTCCTGCTCTAGAAGCTTACCTGATCAATAGTTTGAAGAGTCTTCCACAGCGGTTAACAAAGCCTGCCATGGAAAGCCAGTGTAGGAGATGGATGGAAGAACTACCCTGGCTGAAgggaggaaatggggaagagAATCTCTAAAATCTTACCTATTTCCCCAACTTCCAGGCATGTGTACAATGGAAAAGAGAACCTAAGGGTCTTTCCAGTAAGAAAAATatgcttcaggggcgcctggtggctccaactcttggtttcagctcaggtcatgatctcacactttgtgagttcggccccatgttgggctctgcactgacagtgtggagtctgcttgggatttctctctccctccctctctgccccttgccagcttgcacgcactctgtctcaaaacgtaaataaacattaaaaaataaaaaaaaaagaaaaatatgctctGAAAATGCCACTGATCTACTGTTGTAGATATAGGATGGCAATCCTATAGGTATTCTGCTGCAATATACTGCCCTCCCCTTGTCACCAGACAGACATCATTAATCCATTGGACAGCACTCCAGGCAGGCACTACCAACTCATTAGAGTGGGCATCAGAAAGGAAATCTTCTCACCATCTAACCTATGAACTCCATCCCTGCTGAAGTCCCAGCTCATGACTCAGAGGACAGAGGAAGCCAGCAGGGCCAGCTCTCAGCCACAGTCCCAGTGGTTGGGCTGTGCTGAGGGTAGTCCTGTCCCTCACCTTGTGGAGGAGGTCCTTGAGACTGTGCGCCATGATACCCTTCCGCACACTCCGGTCAGCAGTGCTTACTCTACAGGGCCGGGCCTTGGGGGCCTCCAGACTGGACTCGGTCAGTAGCTGCTGGGTCACCATTGAGGTGCAGGTGCTCACTGCCACATGCCTGCGGGCAATTTGGAGCATCAGAATGAGCAGCCTGCTGCCTCCCATCCCTCACCCCTCTCAGGGAATTCACTCCCCTACCCCTGTAGGTTGAGCTCAtcatattcttcttcttctatcACCCACCAGGCTTGCTCTAAGACTTACCGGTATCACTAAAAGTCCTGTTAGATCAATGCATCTCAAACTTCAGTGATCATATTAAGTCCTCAGGAGAcctgattctgattcaggaggtctgggtggAAGCTGGGATTCTATATGTCTAATAAGTTTCGGAGTGGCATTGATGCTGTTGGTCGACACTGACCATGATGAGTAGCAAGGTGATAGGAGACCCATCCCACGTTCCCCAATACCAACTTTCCTCTCTTGGCCTCTTTCTTCCCACCCGTAAAGTGAAATGAAGTGGCAAAGCTGAGGTCAATGTAAGATAGTTTTGAATTCTGATATACATGTTGTAGAACCAGAAGAGTAGAGGGGGAACCTCGGTTTTGGAGTCAGACCCAAGTTTGAATCTTGGTTCTACTACCCATTTGTTAGGTGATGAAGAGCACctgttctgtgcctcagtgtccccatctatTAATTTGGTGTAATAATCCCCACTTCCCAAAGTTGTgatgaggtttaaatgagatcaaGAATGAAGGTCCAAGCACAGTGTCTACCTTTTTCTACTCAATATGTGGTAGCAGTGTGGGGAGAGGATGCCAACCTTAAAGTCACCTGAGGGCTTGTCAAAACTGCAAAATCTGGGTCCTACTCCAGACCTCCTAAATcaatatctacattttaacaagatgcccTGGTGACTTAGGAGCTTGCTGAAGTTTGAGAAGGTCTGCCTTATAACTCACAGGTAGCTCCCCTTTGTTTCTACCCTTGGCTCTCCTCACCTGGAGAAGGACTTGGGGTAGAGAAGGCTGAGGGACTTCATGGCATATTCCATCCTTGTCACCTGGATAGTGTTGGGCCTGAGAACGAAATAGAAAATCTAGTTAGGGTGGGAACAGAAGGTCCCTTTCATCATTCGACACAGTGCAGCCTCACCTCCATCCAGTGAACCTCCACTCTGGTCTCTCCTCTCAACTCACACATGCTTTCCCAGCCCTCCTGTCCAATCCCATGCTTGCCAACTGGAACCAAACTGGAAAGCCCCTCTGGACCC from Panthera leo isolate Ple1 chromosome A2, P.leo_Ple1_pat1.1, whole genome shotgun sequence includes:
- the CIDEC gene encoding cell death activator CIDE-3 → MEYAMKSLSLLYPKSFSRHVAVSTCTSMVTQQLLTESSLEAPKARPCRVSTADRSVRKGIMAHSLKDLLHKVRDTLMLADKPFFLVLEEDGTIVETEEYFQALGDDTVFMVLQKGQKWQPPSEKSTRYQLSLSRKPGKKIDVARVTFDLYKMNPQDFIGCLNVKATLYGTYSLSYDLHCYRAKRIMKEALRWALFSMQATGHVLLGTSCYMQQFLDATEGGQPPDAKAPSLIPSCLKMLQ